One window of the Polyangium spumosum genome contains the following:
- a CDS encoding HEAT repeat domain-containing protein encodes MALLAPPSLAAALTRIALDHDAPFWHRVYALRALARAGVSLSDENLARLLDELCAREPHAAREGDRPFPTTPPLIELAPFASRGARRAELLARLERVSPAARRAWLAAMGPCADHRDEELEAWLVARWIDDVAQRSPEEEDASFALHLAEEHPDALDVLAAYLRVHPRDAEIFEEIRRFPELAHRLGDEARAEAAAALVLPRRDLMRHFGLAALREAVRKAILDHNDALLDPLERPEYPRYRGALAFLEEDEEGPAIATDLLAHARLHENGRVDLGLVLYKRQRLVALRHLQERGAEPENLALSRAILLDIAKNPDTRDRPALLTAIRFPDPAARFLALDVLDAVAEDGPAFRAALEYLAEDPDPYVRLRVSGALARRGNAARVQDLVEAARSSAEVGLRGTALRLLGMLAEARDHFDLFERALLEDHAEEAPEGHSPAVEQAAIALGSVFGPEATTALLRGHLLAPSNAALDVIEAALVVVLDECEGKPRTAAARRQEITLRDGGRCASWSPFPSRRWRG; translated from the coding sequence TTGGCTCTGCTCGCGCCGCCGTCGCTCGCCGCCGCGCTGACGCGGATCGCGCTCGATCACGACGCCCCCTTCTGGCATCGCGTGTACGCGCTCCGCGCCCTCGCGCGGGCGGGCGTCAGTTTGTCCGACGAGAACCTCGCGCGCCTGCTCGACGAGCTCTGCGCACGCGAGCCCCACGCGGCGCGCGAAGGCGACCGGCCTTTCCCCACGACCCCGCCCCTCATCGAGCTCGCCCCCTTCGCCTCTCGTGGCGCGCGCCGGGCGGAGCTGCTCGCGCGCCTCGAACGCGTGAGCCCAGCGGCGCGCCGCGCGTGGCTCGCCGCGATGGGCCCGTGCGCGGACCACCGCGACGAGGAGCTCGAAGCGTGGCTCGTCGCGCGCTGGATCGACGACGTCGCGCAGAGATCCCCCGAGGAGGAGGACGCCTCGTTCGCGTTGCATCTGGCCGAGGAGCACCCGGACGCGCTCGACGTGCTCGCGGCGTACTTGCGTGTTCATCCCCGGGATGCCGAGATCTTCGAGGAGATCCGCCGCTTCCCCGAGCTCGCCCACCGCCTCGGCGACGAAGCGCGCGCCGAAGCAGCCGCGGCCCTCGTCCTGCCGCGCCGGGACCTCATGCGTCATTTCGGCCTCGCGGCGCTGCGTGAGGCCGTCCGAAAAGCCATCCTCGACCACAACGACGCCCTCCTCGATCCCCTCGAAAGGCCGGAGTACCCCCGTTATCGCGGAGCGCTCGCCTTCCTGGAGGAGGACGAGGAAGGCCCCGCGATCGCGACCGACCTGCTCGCCCACGCGCGCCTCCACGAAAACGGACGCGTCGATCTCGGCCTCGTCCTTTACAAACGCCAGCGCCTCGTCGCGCTCCGCCACCTGCAGGAGCGCGGCGCCGAGCCGGAAAACCTCGCCCTTTCCCGCGCGATCCTCCTCGACATCGCGAAAAACCCCGATACGCGTGATCGCCCCGCGCTCCTCACCGCAATCCGTTTCCCGGATCCCGCGGCCCGTTTCCTCGCCCTCGACGTGCTCGACGCCGTCGCCGAGGACGGCCCCGCGTTTCGCGCCGCGCTCGAATATCTCGCGGAGGATCCCGATCCCTACGTCCGTCTCCGCGTATCGGGTGCCCTCGCGCGGCGCGGCAATGCCGCACGCGTGCAAGACCTCGTGGAGGCCGCTCGATCCTCCGCCGAAGTCGGACTCCGCGGCACGGCCCTCCGGCTCCTCGGCATGCTGGCCGAGGCCCGGGACCATTTTGATCTCTTCGAGCGAGCCCTCCTCGAAGATCACGCCGAGGAAGCGCCCGAGGGCCACAGCCCGGCCGTCGAGCAAGCCGCGATCGCCCTCGGCTCCGTCTTCGGCCCCGAGGCCACGACCGCCCTCCTCCGCGGCCACCTGCTCGCGCCGAGCAACGCCGCGCTCGACGTCATCGAGGCCGCCCTCGTGGTGGTCCTCGACGAATGCGAGGGCAAACCCCGGACGGCCGCCGCGCGGCGCCAGGAGATCACCCTCCGCGACGGCGGACGGTGCGCCTCCTGGTCACCCTTCCCGTCACGGCGATGGCGCGGGTGA
- a CDS encoding ABC transporter ATP-binding protein: MLAIEARGLRKTYGGGWPRRGAGREALAGLDLVVPEGAAFGLIGLNGAGKTTFIKSLLGVVRPSAGVVRVLGKDPEDPAARAQIGYLPERLFLPHAFTPVQFLSSVARLKGLPRADDEVRRQIGRVGLSGEEARRIGGFSKGMRQRLGLAAALLGGPMLLVLDEPTDGVDPLGRAEIRRILAEERARGATLFLNSHLLAETERVCDRIGILSGGRLLREGPIEALCGSETRYRLTFAPPVDAAALLALGFRAGEGEGVFVVDAPDPSALNEYIDGARRAGARLVGLAHDVRDLEEVLAEALGQGGGQGGA; encoded by the coding sequence ATGCTGGCCATCGAGGCCCGGGGGCTCCGTAAAACGTACGGCGGCGGCTGGCCGAGAAGAGGCGCGGGGCGGGAGGCGCTCGCGGGGCTCGATCTCGTGGTCCCCGAGGGCGCGGCGTTTGGCCTGATCGGGCTCAATGGCGCGGGGAAAACCACGTTCATCAAGTCGCTGCTCGGCGTCGTGCGGCCGAGCGCGGGCGTGGTGCGGGTCCTCGGCAAGGACCCGGAGGATCCCGCCGCGCGCGCCCAGATCGGGTATCTGCCGGAGCGCCTCTTCTTGCCGCACGCGTTCACGCCCGTGCAATTCCTCTCGAGCGTGGCGCGCTTGAAGGGGCTCCCGCGGGCGGACGACGAGGTGCGGCGGCAGATCGGGAGGGTGGGGCTCTCCGGGGAGGAGGCCCGGCGCATTGGTGGTTTTTCCAAGGGGATGCGCCAGCGGCTCGGGCTCGCGGCGGCGCTGCTCGGGGGGCCGATGTTGCTCGTGCTCGACGAGCCGACGGACGGGGTCGATCCGCTCGGGCGGGCCGAGATCCGGCGTATCCTCGCCGAGGAGCGGGCGCGGGGCGCGACGCTCTTCTTGAACTCGCACCTGCTCGCCGAGACGGAGCGTGTCTGCGATCGTATCGGCATTCTCTCGGGCGGGCGGCTGCTGCGGGAGGGCCCGATCGAGGCGCTCTGCGGGAGCGAGACGCGGTATCGATTGACGTTCGCCCCTCCCGTGGACGCCGCGGCGCTCCTCGCGCTCGGCTTTCGGGCCGGGGAGGGCGAGGGGGTGTTCGTCGTGGACGCGCCGGATCCTTCGGCGCTGAACGAATACATCGATGGAGCGCGTCGCGCGGGGGCGCGGCTCGTGGGGCTCGCGCACGACGTGCGGGATCTCGAGGAAGTGCTGGCGGAGGCGCTCGGGCAGGGCGGGGGACAGGGAGGCGCGTGA
- a CDS encoding CHAT domain-containing tetratricopeptide repeat protein, which translates to MARAPRTFRRISSVFLLAGVTLVAAPASSAPPKPAAPKVALTSAEKAALEEAQRLVSEAEDLRRRKRFAEALVPALKALAIREKIDPQSHETGMSLMEVADLHRESKQFAREVPYRELLLKRTEKTAPPGAYELFREVEWLARAVQGAGDHARALTLFERAISLASQRHGGKDGDTVIAPLAGKAESLKGLRRYDEAEATLLRAIEASEAATRDGKPYWYLLQNLGRLYHETGQYTRAEPIRARALELKARVTGFRSNATELMDELVTTRIALQDYAGAVVLLDELVAIAKVGDGEESLGYVVALVKRAMLDVETGAFDRAEPRLARAQALLDKLAAKGSDAPELRVVLQWIFGLIAMQKGDFPRAEAKLLPTLAYHEKNKGPKAPSVAEVAGNLADLYRRAGKLDKAEQNAARALVIRDEALAPMHPQRAASRAILGRIRERRGDAAGAKKLHEEALAAREKAFGKDHPAVASSLLDLADLARRQRGLGAQGAKGDPKPRTSNDGEAEALYKRAIGIFEATFGGEHEEVAAALEGLAALYVDAGKLDHAARAARRAAEIRERQAALVIAGGSEAQKRAFVETMRAGTDFLTSLHARTMPADPEARRLALTTIFQRKGRVLDVMASSLAALRQRLDPAEAKLAAELAAARAEVARLAMRGPAGAPLEAFKAELGEREEAARALEEKIGAQSEVFRAEETPVSIERVQAQVPAGTALVEIALYTPRRSADVDMPSPEGPARFAAYVLDASGKVAFVDLGESAPIEEATKALREALTAALDQDPRKPARALDALVMQKIRPLLGGKTRLMIAADGALSLVPFAALVDEEGKYLVERYEISYLTSGRDLLRLARTAPERAGAIVLANPAFGPREQAESALVMLEDKGDGRSRGLDKAYFEPLPATAAEARALAPILPGAAVRVDLEATESTLKKARAPRIVHVATHGFFLAAKGAAARAPQGERGLELEPSPDWLPDDPLLRSGLAFAGANSRRGGGGEDGILTALEASSLDLWGTKLVVLSACETGLGDVQRGEGVYGLRRALFVAGAEALVASLWKVADEETQRLMVDYYQRVTKGSGRSAALREVQLGMLADEATAHPYFWASFGVFGDPSPMGKEPSAGAKGTGAAARGGKVTPGARGCACGFPGSTREEPLALVSLFGALALVARRRRG; encoded by the coding sequence ATGGCGCGAGCTCCCCGCACGTTCCGTCGGATCTCCTCGGTCTTCCTGCTCGCAGGGGTGACGCTCGTCGCGGCGCCCGCGTCGAGCGCGCCGCCGAAGCCCGCCGCGCCGAAAGTCGCGCTCACGAGCGCCGAGAAGGCCGCGCTGGAGGAGGCGCAGAGGCTCGTGTCCGAGGCCGAGGATCTGCGCAGGAGGAAACGATTCGCGGAGGCGCTCGTGCCCGCGCTGAAGGCCCTCGCGATCCGGGAGAAAATCGACCCGCAGAGCCACGAGACAGGGATGAGCCTCATGGAGGTCGCGGACCTCCATCGTGAATCGAAGCAGTTCGCGCGCGAGGTCCCCTACCGCGAGCTGCTGCTCAAGAGGACCGAAAAGACAGCGCCCCCGGGGGCGTACGAGCTCTTCCGCGAGGTCGAGTGGCTCGCGCGGGCCGTGCAGGGCGCGGGGGATCACGCGCGCGCCCTCACGCTCTTCGAGCGCGCGATCTCGCTGGCCTCGCAGCGGCACGGCGGCAAGGACGGCGATACGGTGATCGCGCCCCTCGCGGGGAAGGCGGAGTCGTTGAAGGGGCTGCGGCGCTACGACGAGGCCGAGGCCACGCTGCTGCGCGCGATCGAGGCGAGCGAGGCCGCCACGCGCGACGGGAAACCATACTGGTATCTGCTGCAGAACCTCGGGCGCTTGTATCACGAGACCGGCCAGTACACGCGCGCCGAGCCGATCCGCGCGCGCGCCCTCGAGCTCAAGGCGCGCGTGACCGGGTTTCGCTCGAACGCGACCGAGCTCATGGACGAGCTCGTCACCACGCGTATCGCCCTGCAAGACTACGCGGGCGCGGTCGTCCTGCTCGACGAGCTCGTCGCGATCGCCAAAGTGGGCGACGGCGAGGAGAGCCTCGGGTACGTGGTCGCGCTCGTGAAGCGCGCGATGCTCGACGTGGAGACGGGCGCGTTCGATCGGGCCGAGCCGCGGCTCGCGCGCGCGCAGGCGCTCCTCGACAAACTCGCCGCCAAGGGGAGCGACGCGCCCGAGCTGCGCGTCGTCCTGCAATGGATCTTCGGGCTCATCGCGATGCAGAAGGGAGACTTTCCGCGCGCCGAGGCGAAGCTCCTGCCCACGCTCGCGTATCACGAGAAAAACAAGGGGCCGAAGGCCCCCTCCGTGGCCGAGGTCGCGGGGAACCTCGCCGATCTCTATCGCCGCGCCGGGAAGCTCGACAAGGCGGAGCAAAACGCGGCGCGCGCGCTCGTGATCCGCGACGAGGCCCTCGCCCCGATGCACCCGCAGCGCGCCGCGTCGAGGGCGATCCTCGGGCGCATCCGCGAGAGACGCGGGGACGCGGCGGGCGCAAAGAAGCTGCACGAGGAGGCGCTCGCGGCGCGCGAGAAGGCGTTCGGGAAGGACCACCCGGCGGTCGCGTCGTCGCTGCTCGATCTCGCGGATCTCGCGCGAAGGCAGCGGGGGCTCGGGGCGCAGGGCGCCAAAGGCGACCCGAAGCCCCGAACGTCGAACGACGGGGAGGCGGAGGCGCTGTACAAGCGGGCGATCGGGATCTTCGAGGCGACGTTCGGGGGCGAGCACGAGGAGGTCGCGGCGGCGCTCGAAGGGCTCGCGGCGCTCTACGTGGACGCGGGCAAGCTCGACCACGCAGCGCGCGCGGCGAGGCGCGCGGCCGAGATCCGCGAGCGGCAGGCGGCGCTCGTGATCGCTGGCGGATCCGAGGCGCAGAAGCGCGCGTTCGTGGAGACGATGCGCGCGGGGACCGATTTCCTGACGAGCCTGCACGCGCGGACGATGCCCGCGGACCCGGAGGCGAGGAGGCTCGCGCTCACCACGATCTTCCAGCGAAAAGGGCGCGTGCTCGACGTCATGGCGAGCTCGCTCGCGGCGCTCCGGCAGAGGCTCGATCCCGCGGAGGCGAAGCTCGCCGCCGAGCTCGCGGCGGCGCGGGCCGAGGTGGCGCGGCTCGCGATGCGAGGGCCCGCGGGCGCGCCGCTCGAGGCGTTCAAGGCGGAGCTCGGCGAGCGCGAGGAGGCGGCGCGGGCGCTCGAGGAGAAGATCGGCGCGCAGAGCGAGGTATTCCGGGCCGAGGAGACGCCCGTCTCGATCGAGCGCGTGCAGGCGCAAGTGCCCGCGGGGACGGCGCTCGTGGAGATCGCGCTCTACACGCCGCGGCGCTCGGCGGACGTGGACATGCCGAGCCCCGAGGGGCCCGCGCGTTTCGCGGCGTACGTGCTGGATGCGTCGGGGAAGGTCGCGTTCGTCGATCTCGGCGAGAGCGCGCCGATCGAGGAGGCGACGAAGGCGCTGCGGGAGGCGCTGACGGCGGCGCTCGATCAGGATCCACGAAAGCCGGCGCGGGCGCTCGACGCGCTCGTGATGCAGAAGATCCGGCCGCTGCTCGGCGGAAAGACGCGGCTCATGATCGCGGCCGACGGCGCGCTGTCGCTCGTGCCCTTCGCGGCGCTCGTCGACGAGGAGGGGAAGTATCTCGTCGAGCGGTACGAGATCTCGTACCTCACGAGCGGGCGGGATCTGCTGAGGCTCGCGCGGACGGCGCCGGAGCGGGCGGGCGCGATCGTCCTGGCGAACCCGGCGTTTGGCCCACGCGAGCAGGCGGAGAGCGCGCTCGTGATGCTGGAGGACAAGGGCGACGGGAGGTCACGGGGGCTCGACAAGGCGTACTTCGAGCCGCTGCCGGCGACGGCGGCGGAGGCGCGCGCGCTCGCGCCGATCCTGCCAGGCGCCGCGGTGCGCGTGGACCTCGAGGCGACGGAGTCGACGCTGAAGAAGGCGCGCGCGCCGCGGATCGTGCACGTGGCGACGCACGGGTTTTTCCTGGCCGCGAAGGGCGCGGCGGCGCGAGCTCCCCAGGGCGAACGTGGGCTCGAGCTCGAGCCCTCGCCGGACTGGCTGCCGGACGATCCGCTGCTGCGCTCGGGGCTCGCGTTCGCGGGCGCGAATTCGAGGAGGGGCGGGGGCGGCGAGGACGGGATCCTCACGGCGCTCGAGGCGAGCTCGCTCGATCTCTGGGGCACCAAGCTCGTGGTGCTCTCGGCGTGTGAGACGGGGCTCGGCGACGTGCAGCGCGGCGAGGGCGTGTACGGCCTGCGGCGCGCGCTCTTCGTGGCCGGCGCCGAGGCGCTCGTCGCGAGCCTGTGGAAGGTGGCGGACGAGGAGACGCAGCGGCTCATGGTGGACTATTACCAGCGCGTCACGAAGGGCAGCGGCCGGAGCGCCGCGCTGCGCGAGGTGCAGCTCGGGATGCTCGCCGATGAGGCCACGGCGCACCCGTACTTCTGGGCGAGCTTCGGCGTGTTCGGGGATCCGTCGCCGATGGGAAAGGAGCCTTCGGCCGGCGCAAAGGGCACGGGCGCGGCGGCGCGGGGCGGGAAGGTCACGCCGGGCGCGCGTGGGTGCGCGTGTGGTTTTCCGGGGTCGACGAGGGAAGAGCCCCTCGCGCTCGTGAGTTTGTTCGGGGCCCTCGCGCTCGTCGCGCGGCGGCGGAGGGGGTGA
- a CDS encoding alpha/beta hydrolase family esterase, with product MTRFHRCLVLVSTSLLLLAACTSAPPSSSGGAGAGGTGGDGGAGGEAGDLIVGGDRPVTVHVPPGLDPAKPSPLVILLHGYGASGFVQELLFQLKPQADAHGFLYAHPDGTVDANSKRFWNATDACCNFGGAAVDDVAYLSGLVAEIGQHYKVDPKRVYFLGHSNGGFMSHRMACDRSDLVAAVASLAGATYGDPSQCTAEKTVAVLQIHGTVDDTVLYEGGALAGVGYPGAVATTESWAQKNGCALMASPGEALDIEATLDGAETSVSKYEAGCKAGGAAELWTIDGGTHVPGLGANFAPKVVEWLLSHPKE from the coding sequence ATGACGCGCTTCCACCGCTGCCTTGTCCTCGTTTCCACATCACTGCTCCTCCTCGCGGCCTGCACCTCGGCCCCCCCGTCTTCGAGCGGCGGCGCTGGCGCCGGCGGCACCGGCGGCGACGGTGGGGCCGGCGGCGAAGCGGGCGACCTCATCGTCGGCGGCGATCGCCCTGTGACCGTACACGTCCCGCCCGGCCTCGACCCGGCCAAACCCTCGCCGCTCGTGATCCTTCTGCACGGTTATGGCGCCTCTGGCTTCGTCCAGGAGCTCCTTTTCCAGTTGAAGCCCCAGGCCGACGCGCACGGCTTCCTGTACGCGCACCCCGACGGCACGGTCGACGCGAATTCGAAGCGATTCTGGAACGCGACCGACGCCTGCTGCAATTTCGGCGGCGCTGCCGTGGACGACGTCGCGTACCTCTCGGGCCTCGTCGCGGAGATCGGGCAGCATTACAAGGTCGACCCGAAGCGCGTCTATTTCCTGGGCCACTCCAACGGCGGCTTCATGTCGCACCGGATGGCCTGCGACCGCTCGGACCTCGTCGCCGCCGTCGCGAGCCTCGCCGGCGCGACCTACGGCGACCCGTCGCAATGCACGGCGGAGAAGACCGTCGCGGTGCTGCAGATCCACGGCACGGTGGACGACACGGTGCTCTACGAGGGCGGCGCGCTCGCGGGCGTGGGTTATCCGGGCGCGGTGGCGACGACCGAATCGTGGGCGCAAAAAAACGGCTGCGCGCTCATGGCGTCGCCGGGGGAGGCGCTCGACATCGAGGCGACGCTCGACGGCGCCGAGACGAGCGTTTCGAAGTACGAGGCGGGTTGCAAGGCGGGAGGGGCGGCGGAGCTCTGGACGATCGACGGCGGGACACACGTGCCGGGGCTCGGGGCGAATTTCGCGCCGAAGGTGGTGGAGTGGCTGCTTTCGCATCCGAAGGAGTGA
- a CDS encoding GNAT family N-acetyltransferase gives MSNIRCIIAETQRHLDDAVRVRFDVFARELGYLDSSDHVTPRELDPFDTLSTTLHLVAYDGDLAVGTLRLLLPNPEIAATNGAAFGLSVESHFDLAPLAAAGLRLAETSRYCVRATHRNSMATAELHAAAVHLSRVLGVDHWIAAANTETDGLEDARLMQHVAAELGFVRNDLLLSPRLPPPLPPAAPRRPFFDDQARNQAKTSPSRSRLPRTLDLYTRRMRARLVGPPVYDPRFRMCALPLLAAVAEQRIVRRHAGSIAA, from the coding sequence ATGTCGAACATCCGCTGCATCATCGCCGAAACCCAGAGACACCTCGACGACGCCGTCCGCGTCCGCTTCGACGTCTTCGCTCGCGAGCTCGGCTACCTCGATTCGAGCGACCACGTCACCCCGCGCGAGCTCGATCCCTTCGATACCCTCTCCACCACCCTCCACCTCGTCGCTTATGACGGCGACCTCGCCGTCGGCACCCTCCGCCTCCTCCTCCCCAACCCCGAGATCGCCGCCACGAATGGCGCCGCCTTCGGCCTCTCCGTCGAGTCCCATTTCGACCTCGCCCCGCTCGCCGCTGCAGGCCTCCGGCTCGCCGAGACCTCCCGGTATTGCGTCCGCGCCACCCACAGAAACTCCATGGCCACGGCCGAGCTCCACGCCGCCGCCGTCCACCTGAGCCGCGTCCTCGGCGTCGACCACTGGATTGCCGCGGCAAACACCGAGACCGACGGCCTCGAGGACGCCCGCCTCATGCAACACGTCGCCGCCGAGCTCGGCTTCGTTCGGAACGATCTCCTCCTCTCCCCTCGCCTCCCGCCGCCGCTCCCCCCCGCCGCGCCGCGACGACCCTTCTTCGACGATCAGGCGCGAAATCAGGCGAAGACCTCGCCCTCGCGATCACGACTCCCCCGCACCCTCGACCTCTACACCCGCCGCATGCGCGCCCGCCTCGTCGGCCCTCCCGTCTACGACCCGCGCTTCCGCATGTGCGCCCTCCCCCTCCTCGCGGCCGTCGCCGAGCAACGCATCGTCCGGCGCCACGCGGGATCCATTGCCGCTTGA
- a CDS encoding iron-containing redox enzyme family protein produces MMTSLTDTLDHTVSDLLRALDAHPAARRLLEGDLSTDEYAAFLGQTYLYVRHTRPLLRRAGERLARAGTSPDLARLFLQKAEEEQGHEAWALEDLARIGRPLESGAPPRPSYAVAAYVAWNQFQVEAGSPLAFLGTAYVLEALSLARAGKAAERLVARGRIAGIERGVRFLRGHADADEGHVDALRSLFARLDSTEDRRAIALSAAVTAALYLGMFSTAGATPCE; encoded by the coding sequence ATGATGACCTCCCTCACCGACACCCTCGACCACACCGTCTCGGACCTGCTCCGCGCCCTCGACGCGCACCCCGCCGCCCGCCGCCTCCTCGAAGGAGACCTCTCCACCGACGAGTACGCGGCCTTCCTCGGACAAACGTATCTCTACGTCCGCCATACCCGCCCCTTGCTCCGCCGCGCCGGCGAGCGGCTCGCGCGAGCGGGCACGTCCCCCGACCTCGCTCGGCTCTTCCTGCAAAAAGCCGAGGAGGAGCAGGGACACGAGGCGTGGGCCCTCGAAGACCTCGCCCGCATCGGCCGCCCCCTCGAATCCGGCGCGCCCCCGCGGCCCTCGTACGCCGTCGCCGCTTACGTCGCGTGGAACCAGTTCCAGGTCGAGGCCGGCTCGCCCCTCGCCTTCCTCGGCACCGCCTACGTCCTCGAAGCCCTCTCCCTCGCCCGCGCCGGCAAGGCCGCCGAGCGCCTCGTCGCGCGGGGGCGTATCGCCGGCATCGAGCGCGGCGTCCGCTTCCTCCGCGGACACGCCGACGCCGACGAGGGGCACGTCGACGCCCTGCGCAGCCTCTTCGCGCGGCTCGACTCCACCGAAGACCGCCGCGCCATCGCGCTCTCGGCGGCCGTCACGGCGGCGCTCTACCTCGGGATGTTCTCTACCGCTGGCGCCACGCCATGTGAATGA
- a CDS encoding helix-turn-helix domain-containing protein, with translation MARMRGPPDLTQHEQGLMFDLVAELGGSLDLHEVLGRAYGLLSRLVPADHGALCVSRPEGQAVYDWAVAEMPEGFFQGYGEMVPHDFVRIAVAERPNEVLRDTEMLPRVAMERSYLYNHCRDIGMRLEHVMAVMLREDPSWHGGLILYRDKRIPFSDRERAILQELPRYFTNAVKNCRSFGAMAKRASLLDGILSGLGHEAIVFGPSGAEIARTASAEKMLEAWFKPTEFEGALPAPLAARLASMVKQKPALPPDPFWRSGAHAELKVSIQTLPSFSGGSFVMVLEEVPQLVPVPAAWLKVLTAAELKVAERVCWDNALIASELGITELTVKKHFSHIFDKLGIPNRAALIHMAWRQR, from the coding sequence ATGGCGCGCATGAGGGGGCCTCCGGATCTCACGCAGCATGAGCAGGGCCTCATGTTCGACCTCGTGGCGGAGCTCGGCGGATCTCTCGATCTGCACGAGGTGCTCGGCCGGGCGTATGGCCTGCTCTCGCGGCTCGTGCCGGCGGATCACGGGGCGCTCTGCGTGAGCCGGCCCGAAGGGCAGGCCGTCTACGACTGGGCGGTCGCCGAGATGCCCGAGGGGTTTTTCCAGGGCTACGGCGAGATGGTCCCGCACGACTTCGTCCGGATCGCCGTGGCCGAGCGGCCGAACGAGGTGCTTCGCGACACCGAGATGCTCCCGCGCGTGGCCATGGAGCGGAGCTACCTCTACAACCACTGCCGCGACATCGGCATGCGGCTCGAGCACGTGATGGCCGTCATGCTGCGCGAGGATCCTTCGTGGCACGGGGGGCTCATCCTCTACCGGGACAAGCGGATCCCATTCTCGGACCGCGAGCGCGCGATCCTGCAGGAGCTGCCGCGGTATTTCACGAACGCGGTGAAGAACTGCCGGAGCTTCGGGGCGATGGCGAAGCGGGCGTCGTTGCTCGACGGCATCCTCTCGGGGCTCGGGCACGAGGCGATCGTGTTCGGGCCGTCGGGCGCGGAGATCGCGCGGACGGCGAGCGCGGAGAAGATGCTCGAGGCCTGGTTCAAGCCGACCGAGTTCGAGGGCGCGTTGCCCGCCCCGCTCGCCGCGCGCCTCGCGTCGATGGTGAAGCAAAAGCCTGCGCTGCCGCCGGATCCGTTCTGGCGGAGCGGCGCGCACGCCGAGCTGAAGGTGTCGATTCAGACGCTGCCGAGCTTCAGCGGCGGGTCGTTCGTGATGGTGCTCGAGGAGGTCCCCCAGCTCGTGCCGGTCCCCGCCGCGTGGCTGAAGGTCCTGACGGCGGCGGAGCTCAAGGTCGCCGAGCGCGTGTGCTGGGACAACGCGCTCATCGCCTCCGAGCTCGGCATCACGGAGCTCACCGTGAAGAAGCATTTCTCCCACATCTTCGACAAGCTCGGCATCCCGAACCGCGCCGCCCTCATTCACATGGCGTGGCGCCAGCGGTAG